In Apium graveolens cultivar Ventura chromosome 10, ASM990537v1, whole genome shotgun sequence, the following are encoded in one genomic region:
- the LOC141689852 gene encoding tRNA-specific adenosine deaminase TAD2-like: MEACETEEVRDADAYMKLALQQAKLALNNVEMPVGCIIIEDGTVIASGRNRTTETRNATRHAEMEAIDNLLDQWQKKGLSKAAIAKRFSNCTLYVTCEPCIMCAAALSILGIKEVFYGCANDKSGGCGSILAMHTSQPEWSTRDRVSNRKGFKCTGGIMASEAISLLRSFYERGNPNAPKPHRTPMLFGLG; encoded by the coding sequence ATGGAAGCTTGTGAGACTGAGGAAGTTCGAGATGCTGATGCATATATGAAGCTTGCATTACAACAAGCGAAACTTGCCCTGAACAATGTTGAAATGCCAGTTGGTTGTATTATCATTGAGGACGGAACGGTCATAGCATCGGGAAGAAATCGGACAACAGAGACAAGAAATGCTACAAGACATGCAGAGATGGAAGCCATTGATAATCTTCTTGACCAGTGGCAAAAAAAAGGTCTATCAAAGGCAGCCATTGCCAAAAGATTCTCAAACTGCACTCTTTATGTTACATGTGAACCTTGTATAATGTGTGCAGCTGCTTTGTCAATTCTTGGCATAAAAGAGGTTTTTTATGGCTGTGCAAATGATAAATCTGGTGGGTGTGGATCAATATTGGCAATGCATACAAGTCAGCCTGAGTGGTCAACTAGGGATAGAGTTTCAAACAGAAAGGGTTTTAAATGCACAGGAGGAATAATGGCGTCAGAAGCAATTTCTCTTCTACGAAGTTTCTATGAAAGAGGAAACCCTAATGCTCCAAAGCCTCACAGGACACCTATGTTATTTGGACTCGGCTAG
- the LOC141689859 gene encoding metal tolerance protein 10-like: MATDLRTDSADYRTELLSPAAAAGAENSVVLQRGPSWRLNFDDHPLPESRNDSSLGFGYLWSKRKITAYYRRQEKLLENYNEMDSFIELGRLPGSLTESEMNQLEKSERMAIHASNIANVVLFAAKVYASIVSRSLAVIASTLDSLLDILSGFILWFTAYAMKRPNQYRYPIGKTRMQPVGIVVFASVMATLGIQILFQSGQQLVMKTQPDREPEKEKWMIGIMVSVTVIKFALMVYCRQFKNEIVQAYALDHFFDVITNSIGLTAAILAIQFRWWIDPLGAILIALYTMNTWSRTVMTNVWSLIGRTAPPEFISKLTYLIWNHHEEIKHIATVRAYTFGSLYFVEADIVLPGDMSLSQTHNIGETLQEKLEQLPEIERAFVHTDFEHCHFPEHMPKKTM; this comes from the exons ATGGCAACTGATCTTCGTACCGATTCTGCAGATTATAGGACTGAGCTTCTTTCTCCAGCAGCTGCAGCTGGAGCTGAGAACAGTGTTGTGTTGCAAAGGGGGCCGTCTTGGCGTCTCAATTTCGATGATCATCCTTTACCTGAAAGTCGAAATGATTC TAGTCTAGGTTTTGGTTATTTGT GGAGCAAGAGAAAGATTACGGCTTATTACAGGAGGCAGGAGAAACTTCTCGAAAATTATAATGAGATGGATTCTTTTATTGAATTAGGCCGTTTGCCTGGAAGCTTAACCGAG TCCGAAATGAATCAGCTGGAGAAGAGCGAAAGGATGGCAATTCATGCTTCCAACATAGCAAATGTTGTGCTATTTGCTGCCAAAGTTTATGCATCTATTGTTAGTAGATCATTGGCTGTAATTGCATCAACATTAGACTCCCTTTTGGATATTTTATCAGGATTCATCCTCTGGTTTACTGCTTATGCCATGAAAAGACCTAATCAGTATCGATATCCTATTGGAAAAACACGAATGCAGCCCGTG GGTATAGTTGTTTTTGCATCAGTAATGGCTACACTGGGGATACAAATACTATTCCAATCTGGACAGCAGCTGGTCATGAAG ACGCAGCCAGATAGAGAGCCGGAGAAAGAAAAATGGATGATAGGAATCATGGTGTCAGTGACAGTTATAAAGTTTGCGCTGATGGTATATTGTCGCCAATTCAAGAACGAGATCGTTCAAGCCTATGCACTGGATCATTTCTTTGATGTTATTACCAACTCTATCGGTCTTACAGCAGCCATTTTAGCTATACAGTTTCGCTGGTGGATTGATCCTCTTGGAGCCATCTTG ATCGCGTTATATACAATGAATACATGGTCAAGAACAGTGATGACGAATGTATGGTCATTGATTGGACGAACAGCCCCTCCAGAATTCATCTCAAAACTAACATATCTGATATGGAATCACCATGAAGAAATCAAGCACATTGCCACAGTAAGAGCTTATACATTTGGATCTCTGTATTTCGTGGAAGCTGACATAGTTCTGCCCGGGGACATGTCACTTAGCCAAACACACAACATTGGGGAGACATTGCAAGAAAAGCTGGAGCAGCTACCTGAAATCGAGAGAGCCTTTGTTCATACAGATTTCGAGCACTGCCATTTCCCAGAACACATGCCTAAGAAAACCATGTAA
- the LOC141692151 gene encoding uncharacterized protein LOC141692151, whose translation MGVSFTLGLLNRDLRHNYMTGPDVNSSMPNFFDFRVNGPEVRAVTLTMLDELFASDDGNSTSNDNHFFALVSKLRTGDFVLPLKKSVEEKDKETINAWELMAGLEEQAEQKEGLAYAKVPDLDKLKRSKSCEISKLATAIELNNDQDNRGVGRSRSFHTVEEYDAMMERIMISHVHNDDESDQYTNNHVAKFQETAQSVPRKQIDNDKDQTTEPDIKEVIADVSSSVNKDGFQETSIPDTGLKRKALTKGLESLQIPSAAEFRKTGSLKDWLQNGGNISSPGEYVTPKFGNYNKPKSKLSEEYRDDSVFNPELVAAFEEFLQQLEVEEDSILEQIEGNRDEITATE comes from the exons ATGGGTGTCTCTTTCACTCTTGGTCTACTAAACAG GGATTTGCGCCATAATTACATGACAGGCCCAGATGTTAATAGCAGCATGCCGAACTT TTTCGATTTTAGAGTTaatggtccggaagtgcgggccGTTACATTGACTATGCTTGATGAATTATTCGCCTCTGACGATGGAAATAGTACTAGCAATGATAATCATTTTTTCGCGCTTGTCAGCAAACTGCGTACTGGGGATTTTGTTTTGCCTCTGAAAAAAAGTGTGGAGGAGAAAGATAAAGAGACGATTAAtgcttgggaactgatggctgGCCTTGAAGAACAAGCAGAGCAGAAGGAAGGATTGGCATATGCAAAAGTACCTGATCTCGACAAATTGAAGCGTTCTAAAAGCTGTGAGATATCAAAATTAGCTACTGCTATTGAGCTCAACAATGATCAAGATAACAGGGGCGTAGGACGGTCTAGAAGCTTTCACACAGTAGAGGAGTATGATGCGATGATGGAAAGAATTATGATCTCACACGTACATAATGATGATGAATCTGATCAGTATACGAACAACCATGTGGCTAAGTTTCAAGAAACAGCTCAGTCTGTTCCAAGAAAACAAATTGACAATGATAAGGATCAGACTACGGAACCAGATATTAAAGAAGTGATCGCGGATGTTAGTAGCAGTGTTAATAAGGATGGTTTTCAAGAAACAAGCATTCCTGATACAGGCCTGAAACGAAAGGCCTTAACGAAAGGGCTGGAATCACTTCAAATCCCATCTGCAGCTGAGTTCCGGAAAACAGGAAGTCTTAAAGATTGGCTTCAGAATGGAGGAAATATCAGCTCTCCTGGAGAATATGTTACGCCTAAATTTGGAAATTACAATAAACCAAAATCTAAATTATCGGAAGAATACAGAGATGATTCCGTCTTCAATCCAGAGCTGGTGGCTGCATTTGAAGAGTTTTTGCAACAACTTGAAGTTGAAGAAGACAGCATTCTTGAACAAATTGAAGGAAATCGCGATGAAATCACAGCAACCGAGTGA
- the LOC141689857 gene encoding defensin-like protein 1 has product MRANKRICQLLLLFILVLASQDILMREVEGGRTIRVCESQSHLFKGQCWSNSNCAQICRHEGFRGGHCRGFRKRCYCTKPCHGYHHHHN; this is encoded by the exons ATGAGGGCAAATAAGAGAATCTGCCAACTGCTGCTGCTCTTTATTCTCGTCTTGGCTTCTC AGGATATACTGATGCGAGAAGTAGAAGGGGGAAGAACAATAAGAGTTTGTGAGTCACAGAGTCACTTGTTCAAGGGACAGTGCTGGAGTAACAGCAACTGTGCTCAGATCTGCAGACACGAAGGTTTTCGCGGCGGCCATTGCAGAGGTTTTCGCAAGCGCTGTTACTGCACAAAACCTTGCCATGgatatcatcatcatcataaCTGA
- the LOC141689827 gene encoding uncharacterized protein LOC141689827 isoform X2: MNKMRFCLSCKSSSGIYLTPFLHSHSLHINPNHPKKPYIPSLSNPNAQLQQLLYEKSKVGFDKLDDALFVFDKMLKMKPLLPALNFSQLLAGLVRMKEYSVGVSMFRDMCVLCVPVNIFTYNTVINCCCHLNRLDYAFSLLGGSIKRGFVPDVVTYSTLIKGLLSQDRPVEAEHLFKKLILFNEVQPNVVTYSIIIDGLCKTSNTLMAVKLFRNMGKKGCIPDTVTYSTLIDALCKDRHVDHALSLLSAMNHKGISPNVVTYSSLIQGLCNFARWEDAIQLLGEMNARNISPDLHTYSILIDACCKEGKVKDAKSVMELMIQRGKCPDVVAYSSLMDGYCLRGEFDEALEVLKTMRGKGILPNSRTYNILINGCCKKMEVDRAIDLLKQMPLEGLVPTIETFNTILQGFFYTGRVVEARKFLQERMLNEGCKLDIVTFRIILHGLCENHLVGEALSFFHTMECAGVHPDIIIYTILIDGLSKDGRLEKARTLFESLPSKGLQPNVKTYTVMIRAFCHEGLLDEANELFAQMKDSICLPNSATYNILIRGNFRNKKYNEASALIDEMRACGFSEDASTMSLVR, encoded by the exons ATGAATAAGATGAGGTTTTGTTTGAGTTGCAAATCATCATCAGGTATTTATCTTACGCCCTTTCTTCATTCACATTCTCTTCACATTAACCCTAATCATCCTAAAAAACCCTATATTCCTTCTTTATCAAACCCTAATGCTCAATTACAGCAATTACTTTACGAGAAATCCAAGGTTGGTTTCGATAAGCTCGATGATGCTCTCTTTGTGTTCGATAAAATGCTCAAAATGAAACCTCTGCTTCCTGCTTTGAATTTTAGTCAGCTCTTAGCTGGCCTTGTTCGAATGAAAGAGTACTCTGTAGGTGTCTCTATGTTTAGAGATATGTGCGTTTTATGCGTTCCCGTTAACATATTTACCTATAATACTGTAATCAACTGTTGCTGTCACCTGAATAGACTTGATTACGCCTTCTCGTTGTTGGGCGGATCCATTAAGCGTGGTTTCGTCCCAGATGTTGTGACCTACAGCACTCTTATCAAGGGCCTTCTATCTCAAGACAGGCCTGTTGAGGCTGAACATTTGTTTAAGAAGCTTATTTTATTCAATGAGGTTCAACCCAATGTAGTAACCTATAGCATTATCATCGACGGTCTATGCAAAACTTCAAATACTTTAATGGCTGTCAAGTTGTTTAGAAATATGGGGAAGAAAGGTTGTATTCCCGATACAGTGACTTATTCCACCCTTATTGATGCTTTATGCAAAGACCGACATGTTGATCATGCATTGAGTCTTCTTTCTGCAATGAACCACAAAGGCATTTCACCGAATGTTGTCACCTATAGTTCATTAATTCAAGGTCTCTGTAACTTTGCTCGATGGGAAGATGCAATTCAATTGCTAGGAGAGATGAATGCAAGGAATATCTCTCCAGATTTGCATACTTATAGTATATTGATAGATGCATGTTGCAAAGAAGGAAAGGTTAAAGATGCGAAATCTGTGATGGAATTGATGATTCAAAGAGGCAAATGTCCCGATGTAGTCGCATACAGTTCACTGATGGATGGATATTGCTTGCGTGGAGAATTTGATGAAGCCTTAGAGGTGCTCAAAACCATGAGGGGAAAGGGTATATTGCCCAATTCTCGTACCTACAATattttgataaatggttgttgtAAAAAGATGGAAGTAGACAGAGCAATTGATCTACTTAAACAAATGCCCCTTGAAGGTTTGGTACCAACAATTGAAACTTTCAATACTATTTTGCAAGGTTTTTTTTATACCGGTAGAGTTGTTGAAGCACGAAAGTTTCTTCAGGAGAGGATGCTAAACGAAGGTTGTAAACTAGATATTGTGACATTTAGGATCATATTGCATGGTCTTTGCGAGAACCATCTTGTTGGTGAAGCACTCTCTTTCTTTCACACAATGGAATGCGCTGGTGTACATCCAGATATAATTATTTACACTATTCTGATTGACGGATTGAGCAAAGATGGACGTCTAGAAAAGGCAAGAACCCTTTTTGAAAGCCTACCTTCAAAAGGTTTACAACCCAATGTCAAGACATATACAGTCATGATCAGAGCATTTTGTCATGAAGGGTTACTCGATGAAGCGAATGAACTATTTGCACAAATGAAAGATAGTATTTGCTTGCCTAATAGTGCTACCTACAATATACTTATCCGCGGCAATTTTCGAAACAAGAAGTACAATGAAGCAAGTGCACTCATAGATGAGATGCGTGCTTGCGGCTTCTCAGAAGATGCATCTACCATGTCCTTG GTTAGATAA
- the LOC141689845 gene encoding zinc transporter 1-like translates to MFRYQVCQNNYTKTLCLIFCLLPPLAFGMSTCDNEISKESNRSESLQFKLAAIASILVAGGIGVSLPQLGRRIEALNPENDIFFMIKAFAAGVILATGFVHILPDAFDTLSSPCLKENPWGKFPFAGFVAMMSSIGTLMIDSLASGFYTRSHFKKSKQVIVDEEKVGDDEHSGHVHIHTHGTHGHAHGSVVPSEEQETGDPDLLRHRIISQVLELGVIIHSIVIGITLGASQSPETIKTLLAALSFHQFFEGLGLGGCISQARFRTLHTVVMAVFFSLTTPIGIAIGIGICSVYSENTPTALIVQGIFNSASAGILIYMALVDLLAADFMDPKMQSNIRLQLAANLSLLLGAGCMSILAKWA, encoded by the exons ATGTTTAGATATCAAGTTTGTCAAAATAACTATACCAAAACATTATGCCTGATCTTTTGTCTGCTCCCACCTCTAGCTTTTGGCATGTCCACATGTGACAATGAAATTTCTAAAGAGAGTAACAGAAGTGAGTCCCTTCAGTTTAAATTAGCAGCTATCGCCTCGATTCTTGTTGCTGGTGGAATTGGTGTGAGCCTCCCACAACTGGGGAGGAGAATAGAGGCACTTAACCCGGAGAATGACATCTTTTTTATGATCAAGGCCTTTGCGGCTGGTGTGATTCTTGCAACTGGATTTGTCCACATACTACCGGATGCATTTGATACTTTGAGTTCACCATGCCTTAAGGAGAATCCATGGGGAAAGTTTCCATTTGCAGGGTTTGTAGCAATGATGTCTTCTATTGGAACACTTATGATAGACTCCTTGGCGTCTGGTTTTTACACAAGATCACACTTTAAGAAGTCGAAGCAGGTGATTGTGGATGAAGAGAAGGTTGGTGATGATGAACACAGTGGTCATGTACACATTCATACACATGGAACACACGGCCATGCTCATGGCTCTGTCGTCCCTTCTGAAGAGCAAGAAACTGGTGATCCAGATCTTTTAAGGCATCGGATCATATCACAG GTTTTAGAGCTGGGAGTAATTATCCATTCAATAGTAATTGGAATCACCTTAGGAGCTTCACAAAGTCCGGAAACGATAAAGACTTTACTTGCAGCTTTGTCTTTCCACCAATTTTTTGAGGGCTTGGGGCTTGGAGGATGCATTTCTCAG GCAAGATTCAGAACTCTACATACAGTAGTTATGGCAGTATTTTTCTCGCTCACCACCCCAATTGGGATTGCTATTGGTATTGGAATTTGTAGCGTTTACAGTGAAAATACCCCCACAGCTTTGATTGTTCAGGGGATATTTAACTCTGCTTCTGCTGGAATTTTGATTTACATGGCACTTGTGGACCTACTAGCAGCAGATTTTATGGATCCAAAAATGCAAAGCAACATAAGGC
- the LOC141689827 gene encoding uncharacterized protein LOC141689827 isoform X1: protein MNKMRFCLSCKSSSGIYLTPFLHSHSLHINPNHPKKPYIPSLSNPNAQLQQLLYEKSKVGFDKLDDALFVFDKMLKMKPLLPALNFSQLLAGLVRMKEYSVGVSMFRDMCVLCVPVNIFTYNTVINCCCHLNRLDYAFSLLGGSIKRGFVPDVVTYSTLIKGLLSQDRPVEAEHLFKKLILFNEVQPNVVTYSIIIDGLCKTSNTLMAVKLFRNMGKKGCIPDTVTYSTLIDALCKDRHVDHALSLLSAMNHKGISPNVVTYSSLIQGLCNFARWEDAIQLLGEMNARNISPDLHTYSILIDACCKEGKVKDAKSVMELMIQRGKCPDVVAYSSLMDGYCLRGEFDEALEVLKTMRGKGILPNSRTYNILINGCCKKMEVDRAIDLLKQMPLEGLVPTIETFNTILQGFFYTGRVVEARKFLQERMLNEGCKLDIVTFRIILHGLCENHLVGEALSFFHTMECAGVHPDIIIYTILIDGLSKDGRLEKARTLFESLPSKGLQPNVKTYTVMIRAFCHEGLLDEANELFAQMKDSICLPNSATYNILIRGNFRNKKYNEASALIDEMRACGFSEDASTMSLVLALLELKDQDPALLALHKKYLT from the coding sequence ATGAATAAGATGAGGTTTTGTTTGAGTTGCAAATCATCATCAGGTATTTATCTTACGCCCTTTCTTCATTCACATTCTCTTCACATTAACCCTAATCATCCTAAAAAACCCTATATTCCTTCTTTATCAAACCCTAATGCTCAATTACAGCAATTACTTTACGAGAAATCCAAGGTTGGTTTCGATAAGCTCGATGATGCTCTCTTTGTGTTCGATAAAATGCTCAAAATGAAACCTCTGCTTCCTGCTTTGAATTTTAGTCAGCTCTTAGCTGGCCTTGTTCGAATGAAAGAGTACTCTGTAGGTGTCTCTATGTTTAGAGATATGTGCGTTTTATGCGTTCCCGTTAACATATTTACCTATAATACTGTAATCAACTGTTGCTGTCACCTGAATAGACTTGATTACGCCTTCTCGTTGTTGGGCGGATCCATTAAGCGTGGTTTCGTCCCAGATGTTGTGACCTACAGCACTCTTATCAAGGGCCTTCTATCTCAAGACAGGCCTGTTGAGGCTGAACATTTGTTTAAGAAGCTTATTTTATTCAATGAGGTTCAACCCAATGTAGTAACCTATAGCATTATCATCGACGGTCTATGCAAAACTTCAAATACTTTAATGGCTGTCAAGTTGTTTAGAAATATGGGGAAGAAAGGTTGTATTCCCGATACAGTGACTTATTCCACCCTTATTGATGCTTTATGCAAAGACCGACATGTTGATCATGCATTGAGTCTTCTTTCTGCAATGAACCACAAAGGCATTTCACCGAATGTTGTCACCTATAGTTCATTAATTCAAGGTCTCTGTAACTTTGCTCGATGGGAAGATGCAATTCAATTGCTAGGAGAGATGAATGCAAGGAATATCTCTCCAGATTTGCATACTTATAGTATATTGATAGATGCATGTTGCAAAGAAGGAAAGGTTAAAGATGCGAAATCTGTGATGGAATTGATGATTCAAAGAGGCAAATGTCCCGATGTAGTCGCATACAGTTCACTGATGGATGGATATTGCTTGCGTGGAGAATTTGATGAAGCCTTAGAGGTGCTCAAAACCATGAGGGGAAAGGGTATATTGCCCAATTCTCGTACCTACAATattttgataaatggttgttgtAAAAAGATGGAAGTAGACAGAGCAATTGATCTACTTAAACAAATGCCCCTTGAAGGTTTGGTACCAACAATTGAAACTTTCAATACTATTTTGCAAGGTTTTTTTTATACCGGTAGAGTTGTTGAAGCACGAAAGTTTCTTCAGGAGAGGATGCTAAACGAAGGTTGTAAACTAGATATTGTGACATTTAGGATCATATTGCATGGTCTTTGCGAGAACCATCTTGTTGGTGAAGCACTCTCTTTCTTTCACACAATGGAATGCGCTGGTGTACATCCAGATATAATTATTTACACTATTCTGATTGACGGATTGAGCAAAGATGGACGTCTAGAAAAGGCAAGAACCCTTTTTGAAAGCCTACCTTCAAAAGGTTTACAACCCAATGTCAAGACATATACAGTCATGATCAGAGCATTTTGTCATGAAGGGTTACTCGATGAAGCGAATGAACTATTTGCACAAATGAAAGATAGTATTTGCTTGCCTAATAGTGCTACCTACAATATACTTATCCGCGGCAATTTTCGAAACAAGAAGTACAATGAAGCAAGTGCACTCATAGATGAGATGCGTGCTTGCGGCTTCTCAGAAGATGCATCTACCATGTCCTTGGTACTGGCTTTACTTGAATTAAAAGATCAGGATCCTGCTCTTCTTGCTTTGCATAAGAAATACTTGACATAG
- the LOC141689835 gene encoding uncharacterized protein LOC141689835 isoform X3: MLKMKPLLPALNFSQLLAGLVRMKEYSVGVSMFRDMCVLCVPVNIFTYNTVINCCCHLNRLDYAFSLLGGSIKRGFVPDVVTYSTLIKGLLSQDRPVEAEHLFRKLILFNEVQPNVVTYSIIIDGLCKTSNTLMAVKLFRNMGKKGCIPDTVTYSTLIDALCKDRHVDHALCLLSQMNHKGISPNVVTYSSLIQGLCNFGRWEDAIRLLGEMNARNISPDLHTYSILIDACCKEGKVKDAKSVMELMIQRGKCPDVVAYSSLMDGYCLRGEIDEALEVLKTMRGKGILPNSCTYNIFINGCCKKMEVDRAISLLKQMPLEGLVPTIETFNTILQGYFQAGRVVEARNFFQEMLTKGQKLNIVTCRIVLHGLCENHLVGEALSFFHTMECVGIHPDIIIYTILIDGLSKDGHLEKARSLFESLPSKGLQPNVKTYTVMIRAFCHEGLLDEANELFAQMKDSICLPNSATYNILIRGNFRNKKYNEASALIDEMRACGFSEDASTMSLVLALLELKDQDPALLALHKKYLT, encoded by the coding sequence CCTGCTTTGAATTTTAGTCAGCTCTTAGCTGGCCTTGTTCGAATGAAAGAGTACTCTGTAGGTGTCTCTATGTTTAGAGATATGTGCGTTTTATGCGTTCCCGTTAACATATTTACCTATAATACTGTAATCAACTGTTGCTGTCACCTGAATAGACTTGATTACGCCTTCTCGTTGTTGGGCGGATCCATTAAGCGTGGTTTCGTCCCAGATGTTGTGACCTACAGCACTCTTATCAAGGGCCTTCTATCTCAAGACAGGCCTGTTGAGGCTGAACATTTGTTTAGGAAGCTTATTTTATTCAATGAGGTTCAACCCAATGTAGTAACCTATAGCATTATCATCGACGGTCTATGCAAAACTTCAAATACTTTAATGGCTGTCAAGTTGTTTAGAAATATGGGGAAGAAAGGTTGTATTCCCGATACAGTGACTTATTCCACCCTTATTGATGCTTTATGCAAAGACCGACATGTTGATCATGCATTGTGTCTTCTTTCTCAAATGAACCACAAAGGCATTTCACCAAATGTTGTCACCTATAGTTCATTAATTCAAGGTCTCTGTAACTTTGGTCGATGGGAAGATGCAATTCGATTGCTAGGAGAGATGAATGCAAGGAATATCTCTCCAGATTTGCATACTTATAGTATATTGATAGATGCATGTTGCAAAGAAGGAAAGGTTAAAGATGCGAAATCTGTGATGGAATTGATGATTCAAAGAGGCAAATGTCCCGATGTAGTCGCATACAGTTCACTGATGGATGGATATTGCTTGCGTGGAGAAATTGATGAAGCCTTAGAGGTGCTCAAAACCATGAGGGGAAAGGGTATATTGCCCAATTCTTGTACCtacaatatttttataaatgGTTGTTGTAAAAAGATGGAAGTGGACAGAGCAATTAGTCTCCTTAAACAAATGCCCCTTGAAGGTTTGGTACCAACAATTGAAACTTTCAATACTATTTTGCAAGGATATTTTCAGGCAGGTAGAGTTGTTGAAGCACGGAACTTTTTCCAGGAGATGTTAACCAAAGGTCAGAAACTGAATATTGTGACATGTAGGATCGTATTGCATGGTCTTTGTGAGAACCATCTCGTTGGTGAAGCACTCTCGTTTTTTCACACAATGGAATGCGTTGGTATACATCCAGATATAATTATTTACACTATTCTGATTGACGGATTGAGCAAAGATGGACATCTAGAGAAGGCAAGAAGTCTTTTTGAAAGCCTACCTTCAAAAGGTTTACAACCCAATGTCAAGACATATACAGTCATGATCAGAGCATTTTGTCATGAAGGGTTACTCGATGAAGCGAATGAACTATTTGCGCAAATGAAAGATAGTATTTGCTTGCCTAATAGTGCTACCTACAATATACTTATCCGCGGCAATTTTCGAAACAAGAAGTACAATGAAGCAAGTGCACTCATAGATGAGATGCGTGCTTGCGGCTTCTCAGAAGATGCATCTACCATGTCCTTGGTACTGGCTTTACTTGAATTAAAAGATCAAGATCCTGCTCTTCTTGCTTTGCATAAGAAATACTTGACATAG
- the LOC141692152 gene encoding uncharacterized protein LOC141692152 yields the protein MGCISSKFITKSLSFREDLSNRKRGVHGLTMLDELFASDDGNSTSNDNHFFALVSKLRTGDFVLPLKKSVEEKDKETINAWELMAGLEEQAEQKEGLAYAKVPDLDKLKRSKSCEISKLATAIELNNDQDNRGVGRSRSFHTVEEYDAMMESIMISHVHNDDESDKYTNNHVAKFQETAQSVPRKQIDNDKDQTTEPDIKEVIADVSSSVNKDGVQETSIPDTGLKRKALTKGLESLQIPSAAEFRKTGSLKDWLQNGGNISSPGEYVTPKFGNYNKPKSKLSEEYRDDSVFNPELVAAFEEFLQQLEVEEDSILEQIEGNRDEITATE from the coding sequence ATGGGGTGCATTTCGTCGAAATTCATAACCAAATCATTAAGTTTTCGAGAGGATCTTAGCAATCGAAAAAGGGGAGTTCATGGCTTGACTATGCTTGATGAATTATTCGCCTCTGACGATGGAAATAGTACTAGCAATGATAATCATTTTTTCGCGCTTGTCAGCAAACTGCGTACTGGGGATTTTGTTTTGCCTCTGAAAAAAAGTGTGGAGGAGAAAGATAAAGAGACGATTAAtgcttgggaactgatggctgGCCTTGAAGAACAAGCAGAGCAGAAGGAAGGATTGGCATATGCAAAAGTACCTGATCTCGACAAATTGAAGCGTTCTAAAAGCTGTGAGATATCAAAATTAGCTACTGCTATTGAGCTCAACAATGATCAAGATAACAGGGGCGTAGGACGGTCTAGAAGCTTTCACACAGTAGAGGAGTATGATGCGATGATGGAAAGTATTATGATCTCACACGTACATAATGATGATGAATCTGATAAGTATACGAACAACCATGTGGCTAAGTTTCAAGAAACAGCTCAGTCTGTTCCAAGAAAACAAATTGACAATGATAAGGATCAAACTACGGAACCAGATATTAAAGAAGTGATCGCGGATGTTAGTAGCAGTGTTAATAAGGACGGTGTTCAAGAAACAAGCATTCCTGATACAGGCCTGAAACGAAAGGCCTTAACGAAAGGGCTGGAATCACTTCAAATCCCATCTGCAGCTGAGTTCCGGAAAACAGGAAGTCTTAAAGATTGGCTTCAGAATGGAGGAAATATCAGCTCTCCTGGAGAATATGTCACGCCTAAATTTGGAAATTACAATAAACCAAAATCTAAATTATCTGAAGAATACAGAGATGATTCCGTCTTCAATCCAGAGCTGGTGGCTGCATTTGAAGAGTTTTTGCAACAACTTGAGGTTGAAGAAGACAGCATTCTTGAACAAATTGAAGGAAATCGCGATGAAATCACAGCAACCGAGTGA